A stretch of Aerococcaceae bacterium zg-252 DNA encodes these proteins:
- a CDS encoding sugar kinase, whose product MKVLTFGEMMLRLKTPNNERILQAQSFEASYGGAEANVAISLAVLGNEVAYLSKFPRNLLGTAAENTLKKYGVDTSKLLKGEGRLGTYYFEKGASVRSTNVIYDRKGSVLEQAKADEFDWKTIFADVDYFYLSGITPAISKEMQKACLAACLYCKEQNIPIALDLNYRSKMWSTQEAQEVISIIMQYVTICMAHDEDFEATLGIKAFDGDSSRGINQKETFKSAMREVQQRFPNIKMVASVLRNIYSVEDSQWSGLLLKDDTFYETSIYDVHVMEGVAAGDAFGAGLLHGILHQYDNQKLIDFALSASVLKLTITGDLNLVSEAEIMAAMNTNAATRLSR is encoded by the coding sequence ATGAAAGTACTAACATTTGGTGAAATGATGTTAAGATTGAAAACACCTAATAATGAACGTATTTTGCAGGCGCAGAGTTTTGAAGCGAGTTATGGTGGAGCAGAAGCTAATGTAGCGATTTCTCTTGCTGTATTAGGAAATGAAGTTGCCTATTTGTCTAAGTTTCCACGTAATCTCTTGGGGACAGCAGCAGAAAATACATTAAAAAAATATGGTGTGGATACGAGTAAACTGTTAAAAGGCGAGGGACGTTTAGGGACTTACTATTTTGAAAAAGGTGCCAGTGTTCGTTCTACTAATGTTATTTACGACCGAAAAGGAAGTGTACTGGAGCAAGCGAAAGCTGATGAGTTTGATTGGAAGACTATTTTTGCAGATGTTGATTACTTCTATCTTTCTGGTATTACACCTGCAATATCGAAAGAAATGCAAAAAGCGTGTTTAGCAGCGTGTTTGTATTGTAAAGAACAGAATATCCCGATTGCACTAGATTTAAACTATCGTAGCAAAATGTGGTCAACGCAGGAAGCACAGGAAGTAATATCAATAATAATGCAATATGTGACGATTTGTATGGCTCATGATGAGGATTTTGAAGCGACACTTGGAATTAAAGCATTTGATGGGGATAGTTCTCGTGGAATCAACCAAAAAGAAACTTTTAAATCAGCTATGCGTGAAGTGCAGCAAAGATTTCCTAATATAAAAATGGTTGCTAGCGTTTTACGGAATATCTACTCAGTTGAAGACAGCCAATGGAGTGGGCTATTGCTCAAAGATGATACTTTTTATGAAACTTCAATTTATGATGTCCATGTCATGGAGGGAGTTGCAGCAGGGGATGCTTTTGGTGCTGGTTTGCTGCATGGTATTTTGCATCAATATGATAATCAAAAATTGATAGACTTTGCCTTGAGTGCCAGTGTTTTAAAATTAACTATTACTGGTGATTTAAATTTGGTTTCAGAGGCAGAAATTATGGCTGCTATGAATACGAATGCTGCTACGAGATTATCACGTTAA
- a CDS encoding ATP-binding cassette domain-containing protein, whose product MIELTDIDVVFKQQDRVVTAVQDVNLSIERGEIFGIVGYSGAGKSTLVRTINLLQRPTSGKVIVNGQSLLDLTTPELRQARKKIGMIFQHFNLMESRTIFENVAYPLKGSGLSKSQVAEKVAELLSLVGLKEKSDSYPKQLSGGQKQRVAIARALANDPDVLLCDEATSALDPKTTSAILALLKELNEKLNLTIVIITHEMGVVKDLCDRVAVMENGRVLEQGTILEIFTRPQKPLTKEFIDTATHFDQEIELVLKHPETIRISQDSELARLTYTGEETTQPFITSLIKEFGLEINILYGHIEIIQNTPVGNLLVALKGEPEQIRLAKQYLNEHRVSVDSVQVIFQHYLQKEGVN is encoded by the coding sequence GTGATTGAATTAACAGACATTGATGTCGTGTTTAAACAACAAGACCGAGTTGTGACAGCTGTACAAGATGTTAATTTATCAATTGAACGAGGCGAAATATTTGGAATTGTCGGCTACAGTGGTGCCGGTAAAAGTACATTAGTTCGTACGATTAATTTATTACAACGACCAACTTCAGGTAAGGTAATAGTAAATGGACAATCTTTATTGGATTTAACAACCCCTGAATTACGACAAGCACGTAAAAAAATCGGAATGATTTTTCAGCATTTTAACTTAATGGAGTCACGAACTATTTTTGAAAATGTAGCGTATCCTTTAAAGGGAAGCGGCTTATCGAAAAGTCAAGTGGCGGAAAAAGTTGCGGAGTTACTAAGTTTAGTAGGATTGAAAGAGAAATCAGATAGCTATCCTAAACAATTATCTGGTGGACAAAAACAACGTGTCGCAATTGCCAGAGCATTAGCGAATGATCCGGATGTTTTATTGTGTGATGAGGCAACGAGTGCGTTAGATCCGAAGACAACGAGTGCGATTTTAGCCTTATTAAAAGAACTTAATGAAAAACTGAATTTAACGATTGTGATTATTACTCATGAAATGGGTGTTGTAAAAGATTTATGTGATCGTGTCGCTGTTATGGAAAATGGACGTGTGTTAGAACAAGGAACAATTTTAGAAATCTTTACACGACCACAAAAACCATTAACAAAAGAGTTTATTGATACTGCTACTCATTTCGATCAAGAAATTGAGTTAGTATTGAAACATCCAGAAACGATTCGGATTAGTCAAGATAGTGAATTAGCCAGATTGACTTATACCGGAGAAGAAACGACGCAACCATTTATTACTTCTTTAATTAAAGAATTTGGATTGGAAATTAATATTTTATACGGACACATTGAAATTATTCAAAATACACCGGTTGGAAATTTGTTGGTTGCCTTAAAAGGAGAACCTGAGCAAATACGCCTAGCGAAACAGTATCTCAATGAACATCGAGTGAGTGTTGACTCCGTACAGGTGATATTCCAACATTATTTGCAAAAGGAGGGTGTTAATTAA
- a CDS encoding HD domain-containing protein, whose product MSDFLEKVAAQKLKREKVFRDPVHGYIHIHDAIILKLIDTREFQRLRRIKQLGTSSFTFHGAEHSRFNHSLGVYEITRRIIDKFERQYPSVQANDGLWQTDEYMVSLCAALLHDIGHGPFSHTFEGIFNTDHEQLTQQIITSPETEINQVLKYFGDDFPKKVAAVINKTYPNQQVVQIISSQVDADRMDYLLRDAYYAGVSYGTFDLTRILRVIRPYNNQITFDYSGMHAVEDYIVSRYQMYMQVYFHGVSRGMEQVLKSLLHRAKLCYIENEQQMKQPSGLLKPFLEGNWTLSDYLHLDDHVMSTYFSMWVHEDDAILSDLAYRFVNRKPFKSLIISENDAEPLSIALEEQMMLHGFDPEYYFGLNSSFDLPYDYYRPNQNKQRTQIELLSKTNKLVELSQVSALVNSLAGKFKGDLRLYFPQQLIEKLEQIPADELDDNQRMILVTYTTDYNDRNFYVQERLF is encoded by the coding sequence ATGAGTGATTTTTTAGAAAAAGTAGCTGCACAAAAATTGAAGCGGGAAAAAGTATTTCGTGACCCTGTTCATGGTTATATTCATATTCATGATGCTATTATTTTAAAATTAATCGATACACGTGAATTTCAACGACTTCGTCGCATCAAACAATTAGGGACATCTTCCTTTACATTCCATGGTGCTGAACATTCTCGTTTCAATCATTCGCTAGGAGTATATGAGATTACACGTCGCATCATTGATAAATTCGAGCGCCAATATCCGTCTGTTCAAGCTAATGACGGACTATGGCAGACCGATGAATACATGGTTAGCTTATGTGCAGCATTATTGCATGACATTGGTCATGGTCCTTTCTCACATACTTTTGAGGGGATTTTTAATACTGACCATGAGCAGTTAACACAACAAATTATTACGTCACCTGAAACAGAGATTAATCAAGTGCTCAAATATTTTGGCGATGATTTTCCTAAAAAAGTGGCAGCTGTTATCAATAAAACCTATCCGAATCAACAAGTGGTTCAAATTATTAGTAGTCAAGTAGATGCCGACCGTATGGATTACCTACTACGAGATGCTTATTATGCTGGCGTTAGTTATGGAACCTTTGATTTAACCCGTATTTTACGTGTAATTCGTCCGTATAACAATCAAATTACCTTTGACTATTCCGGAATGCACGCAGTAGAAGACTATATTGTCAGCCGCTATCAAATGTACATGCAAGTATATTTCCATGGCGTGTCACGTGGCATGGAACAAGTACTGAAAAGCTTACTTCATCGTGCCAAATTATGTTATATCGAAAACGAACAGCAAATGAAACAACCGTCTGGTTTGCTCAAGCCATTTTTAGAGGGAAACTGGACATTATCCGATTATTTACATTTAGATGACCATGTGATGAGTACCTATTTTTCTATGTGGGTACATGAAGACGATGCGATATTATCAGACTTAGCTTACCGCTTCGTCAATCGTAAGCCGTTTAAATCATTGATTATTAGCGAGAACGATGCAGAACCACTATCGATTGCCTTAGAAGAGCAAATGATGCTGCATGGATTCGACCCCGAGTATTACTTTGGACTTAATAGTAGTTTTGATTTACCATACGACTACTATCGTCCAAATCAAAACAAACAACGCACTCAAATTGAATTACTTTCTAAAACGAATAAACTTGTTGAATTATCACAAGTCAGCGCCTTAGTCAATTCACTCGCTGGTAAATTTAAGGGAGATTTACGATTGTATTTCCCTCAGCAACTAATTGAGAAACTTGAACAGATTCCGGCTGATGAATTAGACGATAATCAACGAATGATTTTGGTCACCTACACAACTGACTATAACGACCGTAATTTTTATGTGCAGGAACGCCTATTTTAA
- a CDS encoding MetQ/NlpA family ABC transporter substrate-binding protein, with amino-acid sequence MKFNWKKLSIATIATILTAGVLPVAHAEDKPFENSTVTVGVAGDDEVKVWEYVAEKAAKEGIKIEVTLFNDYVQPNVAVANGSLDLNAFQHIAYLNEWNKENKENLQPIGFTYVSPMGIYSEKVKDLADLPEGATIAIPNDPTNGGRALLTLELAGVIEVDDAAGILPTVKDITKNEKNFKFEELDAAQVPAALADVDAAVINTNYALDNNLSIKDAVFSDVEKLAEVSESYKNAVVAREDKAKEELFLHVVSLYQSDDVAEKIAEITKGANIAAWTNEN; translated from the coding sequence ATGAAATTCAATTGGAAAAAATTAAGTATCGCAACAATCGCAACAATTTTAACGGCTGGTGTATTACCAGTAGCACATGCAGAAGACAAACCATTTGAAAATTCAACTGTAACTGTAGGGGTTGCAGGTGATGATGAAGTTAAAGTATGGGAATATGTAGCAGAAAAAGCAGCTAAAGAAGGCATTAAAATCGAAGTAACATTATTCAATGATTACGTGCAACCAAACGTAGCTGTAGCCAATGGCTCATTAGATTTAAATGCGTTCCAACATATTGCTTACTTAAATGAGTGGAATAAAGAAAATAAAGAAAACTTACAACCAATCGGCTTTACCTATGTATCGCCAATGGGTATTTACTCAGAAAAAGTAAAAGATTTAGCAGACTTACCTGAAGGTGCAACGATTGCGATTCCGAATGACCCAACAAATGGTGGACGTGCATTGTTAACTTTAGAGTTAGCTGGTGTGATTGAAGTTGATGATGCGGCAGGAATCTTACCGACTGTTAAAGATATTACAAAAAATGAGAAAAACTTCAAATTTGAAGAGTTAGATGCTGCACAAGTACCAGCTGCTTTAGCAGATGTGGATGCTGCTGTAATTAACACTAACTATGCGTTAGATAATAATTTATCAATTAAAGATGCTGTTTTCTCAGATGTTGAAAAATTAGCAGAAGTAAGTGAATCTTATAAAAACGCAGTTGTTGCTCGCGAAGATAAAGCGAAAGAAGAATTATTCTTACATGTAGTTTCTCTATACCAATCAGATGATGTTGCAGAGAAAATTGCCGAAATTACTAAAGGTGCGAATATCGCAGCTTGGACAAATGAAAATTAA
- a CDS encoding GNAT family N-acetyltransferase, with the protein MQIIQYEQLTLEQQQMMRVLERVVQSHDQTKRQIYLSNQYNANLSMPYAFLAAEDGQLIGFAVIYAEDDEVAEISLLVHPNYRQRGVATQLIQSVKVVCSQYQLTKIIFNTEKRFMQNNSEWAKKYYIDAGSVNEYLMEWQRQDMYSAEQGSRVDVSVATLTDCDSIAKGLAQAFESTEEIERRYALESIRDADTIQYVVKDLQQQIVGVCSVDCRIENLYYLFALCIFPKFQRKGYGREAVKQIIALLQEQDSKAKIKLAVEVDNEAAIHLYQQCGFKRIAELVALVEK; encoded by the coding sequence ATGCAAATTATTCAATACGAGCAGCTGACTTTAGAGCAGCAACAAATGATGCGAGTGTTAGAAAGAGTGGTGCAGTCCCATGACCAGACAAAGAGACAGATTTATTTATCGAATCAATACAATGCAAATCTTTCAATGCCGTATGCCTTTTTGGCTGCTGAAGATGGCCAACTCATCGGTTTTGCAGTGATTTATGCTGAAGACGATGAAGTGGCTGAAATATCGCTATTAGTACACCCTAATTATCGGCAACGTGGTGTGGCAACGCAGTTGATTCAATCGGTAAAGGTAGTTTGTTCGCAGTATCAGCTCACTAAAATTATTTTTAATACGGAAAAACGCTTTATGCAAAATAATTCAGAATGGGCGAAAAAATATTATATTGATGCTGGCAGTGTCAATGAGTATTTAATGGAATGGCAGCGACAGGATATGTACAGTGCTGAACAGGGAAGTCGAGTGGATGTTTCGGTAGCTACATTGACAGATTGTGACAGTATCGCAAAGGGATTGGCACAAGCATTTGAGAGTACGGAAGAAATTGAACGACGTTACGCTTTGGAAAGTATTCGAGATGCTGATACGATTCAATATGTAGTCAAAGATTTACAACAACAGATTGTAGGGGTTTGCTCAGTGGATTGTCGTATTGAGAACTTATATTATTTATTTGCTCTATGTATTTTTCCGAAGTTTCAAAGAAAGGGATATGGACGTGAAGCAGTTAAACAAATCATTGCGTTACTACAAGAACAGGATTCAAAGGCTAAAATAAAATTGGCAGTTGAAGTTGATAATGAGGCAGCGATACATTTGTATCAACAATGTGGCTTTAAACGGATTGCTGAACTAGTTGCGCTTGTGGAAAAATAG
- a CDS encoding DUF1934 family protein, translated as MEKKKTFIEVQQKVRDMETKQVEVFKHQTEAMWYELSTFSKIVYQDAQNQTVEVKWMPNQSHLEIKYGQNRFMFDINHSTSMLYATAQGQIPLVVVTKQLTIRQNRLSVTYQLLSGEEVMGQYEFQLIYRR; from the coding sequence GTGGAAAAGAAGAAAACCTTTATAGAAGTCCAGCAAAAAGTACGTGATATGGAAACGAAACAAGTAGAAGTATTTAAACATCAGACAGAAGCGATGTGGTATGAACTTTCAACCTTTAGTAAAATTGTCTATCAGGATGCACAAAATCAGACAGTTGAAGTAAAATGGATGCCAAACCAATCTCATCTTGAAATCAAGTATGGGCAGAACCGATTTATGTTTGATATAAATCATTCTACGTCGATGTTGTATGCTACAGCTCAAGGGCAAATTCCTTTAGTGGTAGTGACCAAGCAACTAACAATCCGACAAAATCGCTTATCAGTCACGTATCAACTTCTTTCTGGTGAAGAAGTAATGGGACAATACGAATTTCAATTGATTTATCGTAGATAA
- a CDS encoding ABC transporter permease, producing MQALIQWYANHFPNAFDLNDEIIAATWETIYMLGLTIVFAGVLGLLFGVIITVTHEGGILENKVVYKALDTLINIFRSIPFIILLALLINVTRFIVGRTIGSTAASVPIIIATIPFFARQVEIALLEVDAGVVEAAQAMGSSPLDIIFRVYLREGLPALLRVSASTVINVIGLTAMAGVVGGGGLGTIAIARGYNRSRMDVILVATFLILVIVFISQVIFNWIIKKIEH from the coding sequence ATGCAAGCATTGATTCAATGGTATGCAAATCATTTTCCGAATGCGTTTGATTTAAATGATGAAATTATCGCAGCAACATGGGAAACTATTTACATGTTAGGATTGACGATTGTATTTGCTGGAGTTTTAGGGCTATTATTTGGGGTCATCATTACGGTCACTCATGAGGGTGGTATTTTAGAAAATAAAGTGGTGTACAAAGCACTGGATACATTGATAAATATTTTCCGGTCAATTCCGTTTATTATCTTATTAGCGTTATTGATTAATGTTACACGCTTTATTGTCGGACGCACAATTGGTTCAACAGCAGCGAGTGTTCCGATTATTATTGCGACTATTCCATTTTTTGCAAGGCAGGTTGAAATTGCCTTGTTAGAAGTAGATGCCGGAGTAGTTGAAGCAGCTCAAGCTATGGGGTCTAGCCCACTGGATATTATCTTCCGTGTTTATTTACGAGAGGGATTGCCAGCATTACTTCGTGTTAGTGCATCGACAGTCATTAATGTGATTGGCTTAACGGCTATGGCAGGTGTTGTCGGTGGTGGTGGACTAGGAACAATTGCGATTGCTCGTGGGTATAATCGTAGTCGAATGGATGTTATTTTAGTCGCTACGTTTTTAATATTAGTGATTGTGTTTATCAGTCAAGTAATCTTTAATTGGATAATCAAAAAAATAGAACATTAA
- the fba gene encoding class II fructose-1,6-bisphosphate aldolase, which translates to MTRLVSMTEMLNKAKEGKYAVGQFNINNLEWTQAILKAAVENNSPVILGVSEGAGKYMGGPVAVAGMVNGLLESMDVKVPVALHLDHGSSVESCKAYIDAGFSSVMYDHSHFPIDENIELTKEVVAYAHAVGASVEAEVGTVGGEEDGVIGGVKYADLEECKRMVSEAGIDALAAALGSVHGTYAGEPVLGFDEMKAISEATGAPLVLHGGSGIPEHQIKKAIELGHAKINVNTELQQQWTAAVREKLNSDAKVYDPRKVIAPGHDAIVKTTKEIMDMFGSTGKA; encoded by the coding sequence ATGACTCGTTTAGTAAGTATGACAGAAATGTTGAATAAAGCAAAAGAAGGAAAATATGCAGTTGGTCAATTCAACATCAATAACTTAGAATGGACTCAAGCTATTTTAAAAGCTGCAGTTGAAAATAACTCTCCAGTAATCTTAGGTGTATCTGAAGGTGCTGGTAAATATATGGGTGGACCAGTTGCGGTTGCAGGTATGGTTAATGGTTTATTAGAATCAATGGATGTAAAAGTACCGGTTGCATTACATCTTGACCATGGTTCATCAGTAGAATCTTGTAAAGCATATATCGATGCTGGTTTCAGTTCTGTTATGTATGACCACTCACACTTCCCAATCGATGAAAACATTGAATTGACAAAAGAAGTTGTCGCTTACGCTCATGCTGTAGGTGCTTCAGTTGAAGCTGAAGTTGGTACTGTAGGGGGAGAAGAAGACGGCGTTATCGGTGGTGTTAAATACGCTGACTTAGAAGAATGTAAACGTATGGTTTCAGAAGCAGGTATTGATGCGTTGGCAGCTGCTTTAGGTTCAGTTCATGGTACTTATGCTGGTGAACCAGTATTAGGTTTTGATGAAATGAAAGCTATCTCTGAAGCAACTGGTGCACCATTAGTATTACATGGTGGTTCAGGTATTCCAGAACATCAAATTAAAAAAGCGATTGAATTAGGTCATGCTAAAATCAATGTAAACACTGAATTACAACAACAATGGACTGCTGCAGTTCGTGAAAAATTAAATTCAGACGCAAAAGTATACGATCCACGTAAAGTTATCGCACCAGGTCATGATGCAATTGTTAAAACAACAAAAGAAATCATGGACATGTTTGGATCTACAGGTAAGGCTTAA
- a CDS encoding MetQ/NlpA family ABC transporter substrate-binding protein produces the protein MKNWIKFSAALLAAGAFAAPLVSAEEKSFEGEKVTVGLVSGPAEDVWKVVSEKAAKDGIEIEVVLFTDYNQPNEALQNGSIDLNAFQHVAFLNNWNDSNKGDLTPLGFTFVSPFGIYSNKVASLDELQDGATIAIPNDPTNGGRAILALQLAGIIEVDQSKGVLVTPNDITSNPKNLKFEELDAAQLAAVLPDVDAAAINTNFATDAGLKLSDAIFVDADYPDKLNEAYKNVIAAKKENAENPLFKKIVEYYQTEEVAQALFDTTNGGDKPAWENAPVIKESKKN, from the coding sequence ATGAAAAATTGGATTAAATTTAGTGCAGCATTATTAGCAGCAGGGGCATTTGCAGCTCCATTAGTATCAGCAGAAGAGAAATCTTTTGAGGGTGAAAAAGTTACGGTAGGTCTTGTTTCTGGGCCAGCTGAAGATGTGTGGAAAGTTGTTTCTGAAAAAGCAGCTAAAGACGGTATTGAAATCGAAGTCGTATTATTTACAGACTACAACCAACCGAATGAAGCTTTACAAAATGGGTCAATTGACTTAAATGCTTTCCAACACGTTGCCTTTTTAAATAACTGGAATGATTCAAACAAAGGTGATTTGACACCACTAGGCTTTACTTTTGTATCACCGTTTGGTATTTACTCAAATAAAGTAGCTAGCTTAGACGAATTACAAGACGGTGCAACAATTGCGATTCCAAATGACCCAACAAATGGTGGACGTGCGATTTTAGCATTACAATTAGCTGGTATTATTGAAGTAGACCAATCAAAAGGTGTGTTAGTGACGCCAAATGATATTACAAGCAATCCTAAAAACTTAAAATTTGAAGAATTAGATGCAGCACAATTAGCAGCTGTTTTACCAGATGTTGATGCAGCAGCAATCAATACGAACTTTGCTACTGACGCTGGATTGAAATTAAGTGATGCGATTTTCGTAGATGCTGATTACCCTGATAAATTAAATGAAGCATATAAAAACGTGATTGCAGCGAAAAAAGAAAATGCTGAAAATCCATTATTTAAAAAGATTGTAGAATACTATCAAACAGAAGAAGTAGCACAAGCCTTATTTGATACAACAAATGGTGGCGACAAACCAGCTTGGGAAAATGCACCAGTTATTAAAGAATCTAAGAAAAACTAA
- a CDS encoding DUF1904 family protein, which yields MPFVHIELLEGRSQEVKEKIAQEIRETISKHANAPKENIHIIFQDMKKENYFRPEKESN from the coding sequence ATGCCATTTGTTCATATCGAATTATTAGAAGGACGCAGTCAAGAAGTAAAAGAGAAAATAGCTCAAGAAATTCGTGAGACTATCTCAAAGCATGCCAATGCCCCAAAAGAAAATATTCATATTATTTTTCAAGATATGAAAAAAGAAAATTATTTCCGTCCTGAAAAAGAGTCAAATTAA
- the rpoE gene encoding DNA-directed RNA polymerase subunit delta, with the protein MELKAFEGQNLEELSLIEVAHEILVQKGDVIEFNELLLMIQEFLKLDESALEQNMVRFYTDLNIDGRFISLGENRWGLRLWYPIDSIDEETITSAEEEAPKRRRKKRKINAFGDDEDMIDYNDDDPEDGESYDEDEDFDEDSDMDDIADVVAAEDLDDDDEDEELEVYASDLSNFDDEIDEDAEFENEDDEEDDEELDEYDDEYEDDEFEDE; encoded by the coding sequence ATGGAATTAAAGGCATTTGAAGGACAAAACCTTGAAGAATTATCTTTAATTGAAGTAGCACATGAAATTCTCGTTCAAAAAGGTGATGTTATTGAATTTAATGAATTATTATTAATGATTCAAGAATTTCTTAAATTAGATGAGTCAGCATTAGAACAGAATATGGTTCGTTTTTATACTGACTTGAATATTGACGGACGTTTCATTTCGTTAGGTGAAAACCGTTGGGGATTACGTTTATGGTATCCAATTGATTCAATCGATGAAGAAACCATCACATCAGCTGAAGAGGAAGCTCCAAAACGTCGCCGTAAAAAACGTAAAATTAATGCGTTTGGTGATGATGAGGATATGATTGATTACAATGATGATGATCCAGAAGACGGCGAAAGCTATGATGAAGACGAAGACTTTGATGAAGATAGTGATATGGATGATATCGCTGACGTTGTCGCAGCTGAAGATTTAGATGACGACGATGAAGATGAAGAATTAGAAGTTTACGCAAGTGATTTATCGAATTTTGACGATGAAATCGATGAAGATGCTGAATTTGAAAACGAAGATGATGAAGAAGATGATGAAGAATTAGACGAATACGATGATGAGTATGAGGATGATGAATTCGAAGACGAATAG
- a CDS encoding aminotransferase class I/II-fold pyridoxal phosphate-dependent enzyme, whose protein sequence is MNINVQLEKLQSSPIRSFNDKISNIQNLIPLALGEPDFATPEFIKQAAIDAINSNLNGYTHSRGLLPLRQAISRYLKRKYQLDYAADTEIIVSAGPTAALFATLLSLLNPGDKVITPSPNYVIYSTQVQLAHAEMVAVDVSETNFILTPELLENTLKAHPETKVLLLNHPSNPTGITYTLEQLTALVPIIEKYDLWVISDEIYAELTYEHKHVSFASLLPGRTLLINGLSKSHAMTGWRSGCIAGPESLINQVFKVHQAMVNTPNSQMQYASIAAYDHGDDAIEEMKQIYKQRRDFLMDAFAKLNIETLHPQGAFYLFVKVPDWFDGDDVEFCLALAHEGKVGVTPGSAFGIAGRQHFRMSYAASMEQLQAAMERIETFVRQYHA, encoded by the coding sequence ATGAATATAAATGTTCAACTAGAAAAACTCCAGTCGAGTCCAATTCGTTCATTTAATGATAAAATTAGCAATATTCAAAATTTAATTCCGTTAGCATTGGGTGAACCTGATTTTGCAACGCCAGAATTTATTAAACAGGCAGCAATTGATGCTATTAATTCTAATTTGAATGGCTATACACATTCCAGAGGCTTATTACCATTACGTCAAGCCATTTCACGTTATTTAAAACGTAAATATCAATTAGATTATGCGGCCGATACCGAAATTATTGTATCTGCTGGCCCGACGGCTGCTTTATTTGCGACACTATTATCATTACTTAATCCGGGTGATAAAGTAATTACGCCGTCACCAAACTATGTGATTTATTCAACTCAAGTACAATTAGCTCATGCTGAAATGGTCGCTGTCGACGTCAGTGAAACGAATTTTATCTTGACCCCTGAACTACTTGAAAATACTTTAAAAGCACATCCTGAAACAAAAGTGCTCTTATTAAATCATCCGTCTAACCCAACAGGTATTACTTATACATTGGAACAATTAACTGCATTAGTTCCAATTATTGAAAAGTATGACTTATGGGTCATCTCAGATGAAATATATGCTGAATTAACTTATGAACACAAGCATGTATCCTTTGCTAGCCTATTACCTGGGCGAACATTATTAATTAATGGTCTATCTAAATCGCATGCGATGACAGGTTGGCGTAGTGGCTGTATTGCAGGGCCTGAATCATTAATCAATCAAGTGTTTAAAGTACATCAAGCAATGGTTAACACACCAAATTCGCAAATGCAATATGCGAGTATTGCAGCCTACGACCATGGTGATGATGCCATTGAAGAAATGAAACAAATTTATAAACAACGTCGTGATTTCTTAATGGACGCATTTGCCAAATTAAACATCGAAACATTACACCCACAAGGTGCCTTTTATTTATTCGTTAAAGTGCCGGATTGGTTTGACGGTGATGATGTAGAATTTTGTTTGGCACTCGCTCACGAAGGCAAAGTCGGTGTCACTCCGGGTTCTGCATTCGGTATAGCTGGTAGACAACACTTTAGAATGAGTTACGCTGCCAGCATGGAACAACTTCAAGCTGCTATGGAACGTATCGAAACATTTGTACGTCAATATCATGCGTAA